In one window of Pseudobdellovibrionaceae bacterium DNA:
- a CDS encoding DEAD/DEAH box helicase, whose translation MAKSVSVENIPNVPPLPINFTEFGLNENLMAAITEVGFVEPSEIQKQAIPLVMHGQDIIGQAKTGSGKTASFALPAIDRLQFNKTVEVLVLVPTRELAQQVEQEFVRLGQFTPAKVVTVIGGQSGFRQIELINRGCQVVIATPGRLLDHLESKKLKRFQPTMVVLDEADEMLDMGFIEDIEKIMTYLPETRQTLLFSATMPPAIVKLSKKILKDPSEVRLTSGASPNVDVSQTLYVVNSGEREAALVRLIEYEDPYKAIVFCRRRADVDALATELTKKKIRVRTLHGDLAQSERTRAINDIKSGVVHVLIATDVASRGIDISDLSHVFNYHVPDNKERYIHRIGRTGRAGRKGHSITIATPGELKHPFFRGYKMENFELRQVPSKAQLERKVRGQLIDQINSARIDNEAEVIFDRVQQEGNTRQFFCQMYSLLQSNNAVSGEDKIGYRPKDVVEMAKNRSQGKRGFRKKSSSGQKNGRPPKKGRRRR comes from the coding sequence GTGGCAAAGTCAGTTTCAGTAGAAAATATTCCGAACGTCCCTCCTTTACCGATTAATTTTACCGAATTTGGTTTGAACGAAAACTTAATGGCCGCCATTACCGAAGTGGGTTTTGTCGAGCCTAGCGAAATTCAAAAACAGGCCATCCCCCTTGTCATGCATGGGCAAGATATAATAGGGCAAGCTAAAACGGGTAGCGGTAAAACGGCATCGTTTGCTTTGCCCGCTATCGATCGACTTCAGTTTAATAAGACAGTGGAAGTTTTGGTTCTTGTTCCAACTAGAGAACTCGCCCAACAGGTAGAGCAAGAATTTGTTCGGTTAGGTCAGTTTACGCCAGCGAAAGTTGTCACTGTCATTGGTGGGCAATCGGGATTTCGGCAAATTGAGCTGATCAATCGCGGATGTCAGGTTGTGATAGCCACACCTGGCCGATTGCTAGATCATCTAGAAAGCAAAAAATTAAAACGATTTCAGCCGACCATGGTTGTTTTGGATGAAGCCGACGAGATGTTAGACATGGGCTTTATCGAAGACATTGAAAAAATCATGACTTACTTGCCCGAAACCCGGCAAACGCTTTTGTTTTCAGCCACTATGCCGCCGGCGATTGTGAAACTTTCGAAAAAAATCCTTAAAGACCCCAGTGAAGTTCGGTTGACCTCAGGAGCTAGTCCAAATGTGGACGTATCACAGACATTGTATGTGGTGAATTCTGGCGAGCGAGAAGCGGCCCTAGTTCGGCTTATCGAATACGAAGACCCTTACAAAGCTATTGTGTTTTGCCGGCGGCGGGCGGATGTGGATGCATTGGCCACGGAGCTGACAAAAAAGAAAATCCGCGTGCGAACGCTGCATGGTGATCTCGCTCAGAGTGAAAGAACCAGAGCGATAAATGATATTAAATCAGGCGTAGTGCACGTACTTATCGCCACCGACGTGGCTTCTCGTGGAATAGATATTTCAGATCTTTCACATGTGTTTAATTATCATGTGCCGGACAACAAAGAACGATACATTCACCGCATCGGTAGAACAGGCCGTGCAGGACGAAAAGGGCATTCGATCACCATTGCTACTCCTGGCGAATTGAAGCATCCGTTTTTTAGAGGCTATAAAATGGAAAACTTCGAATTGCGGCAAGTGCCTTCGAAAGCCCAGTTAGAACGTAAAGTCCGTGGCCAACTCATTGATCAGATTAATAGCGCTCGCATAGATAATGAAGCTGAAGTTATTTTTGATAGAGTCCAGCAAGAGGGCAATACCAGGCAGTTCTTCTGTCAAATGTATTCGCTGTTGCAGTCAAACAATGCGGTTAGCGGTGAAGACAAGATCGGCTACCGCCCCAAAGATGTTGTTGAGATGGCAAAAAATCGTTCGCAAGGAAAGCGTGGATTTCGCAAAAAATCATCATCGGGTCAGAAAAATGGGCGCCCGCCAAAAAAAGGACGTCGGCGTAGATAG
- a CDS encoding DUF86 domain-containing protein encodes MNTALKQEIIDQMAKARAHLDYSYNKVLKIPLTDDLDDEQLETLESFSSRFARYSDIIVSKYFRYLIKEKDPAFRGSIIDLFNQAEKFKWIESADVWRRIRELRNVAAHEYEASDYKKLYAELINLVPHLFKVSFDL; translated from the coding sequence ATGAATACGGCACTTAAACAAGAGATCATCGATCAGATGGCAAAGGCAAGAGCTCATCTTGATTACAGTTATAACAAAGTATTGAAGATCCCACTTACGGACGATCTTGATGATGAGCAGCTAGAAACTCTAGAGAGCTTTTCCAGTCGTTTTGCTCGATATTCAGACATCATTGTCTCTAAGTATTTTCGGTATCTTATTAAAGAAAAGGATCCGGCGTTTCGAGGGTCAATTATAGACCTGTTTAATCAGGCCGAAAAATTTAAGTGGATTGAGAGTGCGGATGTCTGGCGCCGAATTCGAGAGCTGCGCAATGTGGCGGCCCACGAATATGAGGCCAGCGACTATAAGAAGCTCTATGCTGAGTTGATAAATCTAGTGCCCCATCTTTTTAAGGTATCTTTTGATTTATGA
- a CDS encoding mannose-1-phosphate guanylyltransferase/mannose-6-phosphate isomerase, whose product MIPVILSGGSGTRLWPVSRASYPKQFCEFYDQSFLKNSIERLQPFGAPHVVTVGTMEALTARTLKEMGLPKENAIYEPLGKNTAPAVALMCHVLQQQGKGEEIVGMFPADHLITDARAFEIVLRLGEQVAQQNEVVTLGIEPRYAATGYGYIEVKDDVVTTVDNPRGGMFTARMVKGFHEKPGQSRADEFRSSGRHYWNAGMFLFRVNVMVGHFKKHLPNLWTEIEKIKPDFSNAKYIYANLESESLDYGIMEKLEKQVCIPCEIGWSDVGSWDEIARLAEEVPSLRSDVNAKVFTQDAFSNYAFSIKNKVVGLIGVNNLIVVDTPDALLITSKGKSEKVKDLVAKMKAEGFSEATSHPFETRPWGGFEILSDNKSFKTKKITVDPGAQLSYQSHEKRDEHWVIISGEAEVILDDKVHHRKAGEHIHIPARSKHRIRNAGAKPLVFVEVQTGSYFGEDDIVRYEDDYNRI is encoded by the coding sequence ATGATTCCAGTGATTTTATCCGGTGGCAGCGGAACCCGATTGTGGCCAGTATCGCGAGCCTCTTATCCTAAACAATTTTGCGAATTTTACGATCAGTCATTTCTTAAGAATTCCATAGAAAGACTGCAGCCATTTGGGGCCCCTCACGTCGTAACCGTAGGTACCATGGAGGCCTTGACGGCAAGAACTTTAAAAGAAATGGGTCTGCCAAAGGAAAATGCTATTTATGAGCCTCTTGGAAAAAACACCGCTCCCGCTGTGGCGCTGATGTGTCATGTTCTTCAGCAGCAGGGAAAGGGTGAAGAAATTGTCGGAATGTTTCCGGCGGATCATTTGATTACAGATGCAAGGGCGTTCGAAATTGTTTTACGTCTTGGCGAGCAAGTGGCTCAGCAAAATGAAGTGGTGACTTTAGGTATTGAACCTCGGTACGCGGCAACCGGTTATGGCTACATCGAGGTGAAAGACGATGTTGTAACCACAGTGGACAATCCTCGTGGAGGAATGTTTACAGCTCGTATGGTAAAGGGGTTTCACGAAAAGCCGGGGCAGAGTCGTGCTGACGAATTTAGGTCGTCTGGGCGGCATTATTGGAATGCGGGAATGTTTCTATTTCGGGTCAATGTTATGGTGGGTCACTTCAAAAAACATCTGCCAAACCTGTGGACTGAAATTGAAAAGATTAAACCCGACTTCAGTAATGCCAAATACATTTATGCCAATCTTGAATCAGAAAGTCTCGATTATGGCATTATGGAAAAGCTTGAAAAACAAGTGTGTATCCCCTGTGAGATTGGCTGGAGCGATGTGGGTTCGTGGGATGAAATTGCACGATTGGCTGAAGAAGTTCCTTCGTTGCGTTCAGATGTGAATGCCAAGGTTTTTACTCAAGACGCGTTTTCAAACTATGCATTTTCAATTAAAAATAAAGTAGTGGGTTTGATTGGCGTTAACAATTTGATTGTTGTAGATACTCCAGATGCGTTGCTCATCACTTCAAAGGGTAAAAGTGAAAAGGTGAAAGATCTCGTGGCTAAAATGAAAGCCGAGGGGTTTTCTGAAGCTACGTCTCATCCCTTTGAAACCCGCCCTTGGGGTGGCTTTGAAATACTGTCCGATAATAAATCTTTTAAGACTAAGAAAATTACAGTGGATCCCGGTGCCCAACTGTCGTATCAATCTCACGAAAAACGAGATGAACATTGGGTCATTATTTCTGGTGAGGCAGAGGTGATTTTGGATGACAAGGTTCATCACCGAAAAGCAGGTGAGCACATTCATATACCAGCTCGATCGAAACACCGCATTCGAAATGCCGGTGCAAAGCCGCTAGTTTTTGTCGAGGTGCAAACCGGCAGCTACTTTGGCGAAGATGACATTGTTCGCTACGAAGATGATTACAACCGTATTTAA
- a CDS encoding nucleotidyltransferase domain-containing protein, whose protein sequence is MRIKPGEKNIIVSTVKAQDNSADVYLYGSRADDQLKGGDIDLLILSDRLQFSDKVTLLINLKEQMGDQKIDLLIKGKRESEVDPFVQQILMSAIKLT, encoded by the coding sequence ATGAGGATTAAACCCGGTGAGAAAAACATCATCGTTTCGACGGTGAAGGCCCAGGATAATAGTGCAGACGTTTATCTGTATGGTTCGCGAGCAGATGATCAATTGAAAGGTGGAGATATTGACCTTTTGATATTGAGTGATCGGCTGCAGTTTTCAGATAAAGTGACATTGTTAATAAATTTAAAAGAACAAATGGGCGACCAAAAGATAGATCTTTTAATAAAGGGAAAAAGGGAGTCTGAAGTTGATCCCTTCGTTCAACAAATTTTAATGAGCGCCATCAAATTGACTTGA
- the galE gene encoding UDP-glucose 4-epimerase GalE has product MKLLVTGGAGYIGSHFCKAAAKAGHEVVVIDNLSTGHKEFVKWGPLVEGDLRDVDVVESTLREFRIEAVVHFAAKALVGESMAHPELYYSNNTAGMVSLLEALRRADVTTLLFSSSCATYGVATAETMNEQHPQKPINPYGRSKLQCEEMALDFHKLLGLRVGMLRYFNVMGQDPAGEVYEDHDPETHIIPNILKALNNNKTFYVFGDDYPTPDGTCVRDYVDVTDLALVHLAALEQLKINPLLISNVGVGRGYSVKEVFAAFESVFGQAPEIEVQKRRPGDPPLLVADATHFRSWYNKPMKTLEQSLATLKPRS; this is encoded by the coding sequence ATGAAGTTATTAGTAACAGGTGGAGCCGGATACATCGGCAGTCATTTTTGTAAAGCGGCGGCGAAAGCGGGCCATGAAGTTGTTGTCATTGATAACCTTAGCACGGGACACAAGGAATTTGTAAAGTGGGGGCCCCTTGTTGAAGGTGACCTGCGTGATGTGGATGTCGTAGAGTCAACCCTAAGGGAGTTTCGTATTGAAGCCGTGGTGCATTTTGCAGCAAAGGCCTTGGTGGGTGAATCAATGGCCCATCCGGAACTTTATTATTCAAATAATACAGCTGGAATGGTGTCTCTCTTGGAGGCCTTGCGCCGGGCAGATGTAACCACTTTGTTGTTTTCTTCAAGTTGTGCCACCTACGGCGTGGCCACCGCAGAGACAATGAATGAACAGCACCCCCAAAAACCCATCAACCCCTATGGCCGGAGTAAACTTCAGTGTGAAGAAATGGCCCTGGATTTTCACAAACTATTGGGTTTGCGGGTGGGAATGCTTCGCTACTTTAATGTGATGGGGCAAGATCCTGCGGGCGAGGTTTACGAAGACCATGATCCTGAAACCCATATCATTCCCAATATCTTAAAAGCTCTTAATAATAACAAAACATTTTATGTTTTTGGTGATGATTATCCCACTCCTGATGGAACATGTGTGCGAGATTACGTAGACGTGACTGACTTGGCTTTAGTTCATTTGGCCGCATTGGAGCAACTCAAAATTAATCCGTTATTGATTTCAAATGTGGGAGTGGGGCGAGGATATTCGGTTAAAGAAGTGTTCGCCGCATTTGAAAGCGTTTTCGGTCAGGCCCCCGAGATAGAAGTGCAAAAACGTCGCCCAGGGGATCCCCCATTATTGGTGGCCGACGCCACTCACTTTCGCAGTTGGTACAATAAACCGATGAAAACTCTTGAGCAGAGTCTGGCTACATTGAAACCTCGTTCTTAA
- a CDS encoding ankyrin repeat domain-containing protein, producing MRYYLFALLVSAVIGCGPGKTKTALVHGDNPPANKNAYPNGFSAIQAGDVGAFEKMIEQGLDVNTADAEGKTFLMEAAEYKQVEIICLLLDSGADSKLVDKAGHDATWWAKGDQKVIEALSGVHCVEGILNKELVEAVNAKDWRQTKALLDEGADVNYKHQGTPVLILAVRTNHFGVVRVLVYHPRIQVKATDTQGRTALDVAEGLGNKRIIRLLKKAQK from the coding sequence ATGAGATATTATCTATTTGCACTTTTGGTGTCGGCAGTAATTGGTTGTGGTCCTGGAAAAACCAAAACTGCACTCGTTCATGGTGACAATCCTCCAGCAAACAAAAATGCCTATCCTAATGGTTTTTCAGCGATTCAAGCTGGTGATGTTGGGGCCTTTGAGAAAATGATTGAGCAGGGTCTTGACGTCAATACGGCGGACGCTGAAGGCAAGACCTTTTTGATGGAGGCTGCCGAATATAAGCAGGTGGAGATCATCTGCCTTTTGTTGGATTCCGGTGCTGATTCTAAACTTGTAGATAAAGCCGGACATGATGCCACTTGGTGGGCCAAAGGCGATCAGAAGGTAATAGAGGCCCTAAGTGGCGTTCATTGTGTGGAAGGAATACTCAACAAAGAACTCGTTGAGGCCGTTAACGCCAAAGACTGGCGTCAAACTAAAGCCCTTCTCGATGAGGGGGCCGATGTAAATTATAAACATCAAGGCACCCCGGTTTTAATTCTTGCTGTACGCACCAATCATTTTGGCGTGGTTCGGGTCTTAGTGTATCACCCTCGGATCCAGGTAAAAGCAACGGATACACAGGGGCGCACGGCGCTCGATGTGGCTGAGGGTTTGGGAAACAAGAGAATTATCCGCCTGCTCAAAAAAGCCCAGAAGTAA
- the galE gene encoding UDP-glucose 4-epimerase GalE has product MRILVTGGAGYIGSHVAHLANKKGYELVIVDDLSTGHKRAIPPNAVFVEGNVGDRELMEMVFRNERPEAVMHFAAHIEVEESVHNPLKYYQNNTVNTLKLLETCIKHQVHQFIFSSTAAVYGTPQSLPVDEISLVAPINPYGHSKAMSEQILKDLASNESAFRYVALRYFNVAGASGDGHIGQSYPNATHLIKVTAEVATGQRQSLKVFGTDYDTVDGTCVRDYIHVDDIAQAHLDALDYLKNGGASDVFNCGYGHGTSVKEVIQAFENSTGVKIPFENAPRRAGDSEALYSNNEKIKTVLGWRPQFDDLDYICKTAFDWESKNR; this is encoded by the coding sequence ATGAGAATTTTGGTTACAGGGGGTGCGGGTTACATTGGGTCTCACGTAGCTCATCTTGCCAATAAAAAGGGCTATGAACTTGTCATCGTCGATGACCTGTCTACCGGTCATAAAAGGGCCATCCCCCCCAACGCTGTCTTTGTGGAAGGCAATGTGGGCGATCGTGAACTCATGGAAATGGTTTTTCGCAATGAAAGACCTGAGGCCGTCATGCACTTTGCAGCTCACATTGAAGTGGAAGAGTCCGTGCACAATCCCTTGAAGTATTATCAAAACAACACGGTAAACACACTTAAGCTTCTTGAGACCTGTATAAAACATCAGGTTCATCAGTTTATTTTTTCATCCACTGCCGCGGTTTATGGGACCCCTCAATCATTGCCGGTGGATGAAATTTCGTTAGTAGCGCCAATCAATCCCTACGGCCACAGCAAAGCCATGAGTGAGCAAATTTTAAAAGATCTTGCAAGCAATGAGTCTGCCTTTCGATACGTGGCGCTTCGCTACTTCAATGTGGCCGGGGCTTCTGGCGATGGCCATATAGGCCAATCTTATCCTAATGCCACTCACTTAATTAAGGTGACCGCCGAAGTTGCCACTGGGCAACGGCAGAGTTTAAAAGTTTTTGGTACAGACTATGACACTGTCGATGGAACCTGTGTACGAGATTACATTCATGTGGATGATATCGCACAAGCCCATCTCGATGCTTTAGACTATTTGAAAAATGGCGGCGCATCGGATGTCTTCAATTGCGGATATGGTCACGGTACTTCAGTTAAAGAAGTGATTCAGGCCTTTGAAAACTCCACGGGAGTAAAAATCCCTTTTGAAAACGCACCCCGCCGAGCAGGCGATTCTGAAGCCTTGTATTCGAACAATGAAAAAATAAAAACTGTGTTAGGGTGGCGACCCCAGTTTGACGACCTTGACTACATTTGCAAAACCGCTTTTGATTGGGAATCCAAAAATCGCTAA
- a CDS encoding exopolysaccharide biosynthesis polyprenyl glycosylphosphotransferase, which produces MAKTPLPVRTLKIFLLLLDALGLWLIFNIVFGLRIGHPAPDLLLNFNMYVVMVVLLATIYVFDLYNPQSQIAGLKAPGLFWIAMLVGGGLLAALAYLMATPATMQYGRGVVAGALVGFAVYGSLSRLFLGYWVRSRGQQVRWLVVGDTRYIQLFKNDIDKNPVEGQFTWLSRPQTSGETPVTDGTWNDLAKKIREPWTGIVVACEERVPDTLLSAFVDARIRGTRLYDLADFYQQIWNKVPVFYLDQLWLALTQGFSLLHNQMGLRIKRLGDLMGALILLPIALPVMAVAALLILIESGLPVVFHQTRTGKDGRAFTLYKLRTMKKDAEKDGAQWAKKNDSRITFFGRIFRKTRIDELPQLFNVLKGEMSFIGPRPERPEFNKDLEKQIPHYNLRHVVRPGITGWAQVRYPYGASVEDAREKLQYDLYYIKNYSLLMDIAIILKTTRLMLFGRGR; this is translated from the coding sequence ATGGCAAAAACACCACTCCCCGTGAGAACTCTGAAGATCTTCCTTTTGTTGCTCGATGCCCTGGGCTTGTGGCTCATCTTCAATATTGTTTTCGGACTTCGCATAGGGCATCCCGCCCCAGACTTGTTGTTAAATTTTAACATGTACGTGGTGATGGTCGTCTTGCTGGCCACGATTTATGTCTTCGACCTTTATAACCCGCAGTCGCAGATTGCGGGCTTAAAAGCGCCAGGTTTGTTTTGGATTGCCATGTTGGTGGGCGGCGGACTGCTGGCGGCGCTTGCGTACCTTATGGCTACCCCAGCGACCATGCAATATGGACGTGGAGTTGTGGCCGGCGCTCTTGTGGGATTTGCAGTTTACGGATCTCTGTCTAGGTTGTTTTTGGGATACTGGGTGAGATCAAGGGGCCAACAGGTCAGATGGCTGGTGGTTGGGGACACTCGTTACATTCAGCTCTTTAAGAATGATATCGATAAAAATCCTGTGGAGGGCCAGTTTACCTGGCTAAGCCGACCACAAACAAGTGGTGAGACGCCCGTCACTGATGGAACCTGGAACGATCTTGCAAAAAAAATACGTGAACCCTGGACGGGCATTGTCGTTGCCTGTGAGGAACGAGTGCCAGACACCCTACTCTCCGCATTTGTTGATGCTCGCATTCGTGGGACACGCCTCTATGACCTTGCAGATTTTTATCAACAAATCTGGAACAAAGTTCCTGTATTCTATTTGGATCAACTTTGGCTCGCACTGACCCAGGGATTTTCTCTTTTGCACAATCAAATGGGCCTTAGAATTAAGCGACTCGGGGATCTGATGGGAGCTTTAATCCTATTGCCGATCGCGCTGCCCGTTATGGCTGTGGCGGCACTACTTATTCTGATTGAAAGCGGACTGCCTGTGGTTTTCCATCAAACACGCACAGGTAAAGATGGTCGTGCATTTACTCTTTATAAACTTCGCACCATGAAAAAAGATGCTGAAAAAGATGGCGCTCAGTGGGCCAAAAAAAATGACAGCCGGATCACATTTTTTGGCCGTATATTTAGAAAGACACGCATCGACGAACTCCCCCAATTGTTTAATGTATTAAAAGGGGAAATGAGTTTTATTGGCCCAAGACCGGAACGGCCTGAGTTTAACAAAGATCTCGAAAAACAAATCCCCCATTACAACTTAAGACACGTGGTTCGCCCCGGAATCACAGGATGGGCGCAAGTGCGCTACCCTTACGGAGCCTCAGTCGAAGACGCCCGTGAAAAACTGCAATACGATCTTTACTATATAAAAAACTATTCACTACTGATGGACATAGCCATCATTCTAAAAACAACAAGACTAATGCTATTCGGCCGTGGCCGCTAA
- a CDS encoding TIGR03546 family protein, whose product MTLILKQIFAFLKLLNSETGTHQIAWGIALGFVLGMTPALSLQTLLVFLLIFIFRVQAGAAFLSAFFFKFAAYLLDPLFHIVGEKVLQTPSLQDVFTTLYNMPIIPLTRFNNTIVMGSGVVSLLLVPVIYVLAKIFVIKYRHLVVERFQQSKIWKAIKATSLYKWYYKYDSLYG is encoded by the coding sequence ATGACACTTATACTGAAACAAATTTTTGCGTTTTTAAAACTTCTTAACTCTGAAACAGGTACCCATCAAATCGCCTGGGGAATCGCACTGGGTTTTGTACTGGGCATGACCCCGGCACTGAGCCTCCAAACACTTTTGGTTTTTTTGCTCATTTTTATTTTCCGAGTGCAAGCGGGAGCTGCGTTCTTGTCCGCCTTCTTTTTTAAGTTTGCCGCCTACCTGCTGGATCCTCTTTTTCATATTGTTGGAGAAAAGGTATTACAGACACCCTCTCTGCAAGATGTTTTTACTACGCTCTACAATATGCCGATCATCCCGCTCACGCGATTTAACAACACTATTGTCATGGGCTCAGGTGTTGTCTCTTTGCTGCTGGTTCCGGTGATTTACGTGCTTGCTAAGATTTTTGTCATTAAGTACAGACATCTCGTTGTGGAGAGATTTCAGCAGAGTAAGATTTGGAAAGCAATAAAAGCCACCTCCCTTTACAAATGGTACTACAAATATGACAGCCTCTACGGATAA
- a CDS encoding class I SAM-dependent methyltransferase, whose protein sequence is MKKIDSDDLEGGKPICQPSNDRPTCTICGAESNARTIGFADDHEYHTSPKLYEYKICSQCRSVAIDSKITSEEILAAYPAAYYSYHLLENYRQYRSSYWGQKYYNDVKSALLKDIKNWAKASNINYQDARILDYGAGDSFKLTLLEEMGLKSRNLVGFEPHSGGQDLGQNQFQMIRNSNDLDFYQNHFDIIIASHVIEHLEDPKILFAHAKRALKRRGILVIDMPTPRGWHFAVTKCRHWGGYHAPRHLNLLTAEAAIQFSRDSQFDLITSEYIDDSWIMAQTVNSIIVRAPSYIVPTALANAINAEKKEVPTLARSLIYGGFSFISKFILTFGGKSSVARLVVQKVADSD, encoded by the coding sequence ATGAAAAAAATCGATTCTGATGACCTCGAAGGAGGTAAGCCTATTTGCCAACCATCAAACGATCGCCCAACCTGCACAATTTGTGGCGCCGAAAGCAACGCTCGGACGATCGGGTTTGCTGATGATCATGAATACCATACGTCCCCCAAACTGTACGAATATAAAATCTGTTCCCAATGTAGATCAGTAGCCATTGATTCCAAAATTACTAGTGAAGAAATACTGGCGGCCTATCCTGCTGCATATTACTCATATCATCTTTTGGAAAACTATCGTCAGTATCGAAGTAGTTATTGGGGGCAAAAGTATTACAATGACGTCAAATCCGCTTTGCTTAAAGACATAAAGAACTGGGCAAAAGCTTCAAACATTAACTATCAGGACGCTCGGATATTGGACTACGGAGCCGGAGATTCGTTTAAATTGACCTTGCTTGAGGAAATGGGGCTGAAAAGCAGAAACCTAGTTGGCTTTGAACCTCATTCGGGCGGCCAGGACCTCGGTCAAAATCAATTCCAAATGATCAGAAACTCAAATGATCTTGATTTCTATCAAAATCATTTCGACATCATTATCGCCTCACATGTCATTGAACATTTAGAAGATCCAAAAATTCTTTTTGCCCACGCCAAACGGGCATTAAAACGCCGTGGTATCTTGGTAATTGATATGCCTACCCCTCGAGGGTGGCATTTCGCCGTAACGAAATGCCGACACTGGGGCGGATACCATGCGCCTCGACATTTAAATTTGCTGACCGCCGAAGCTGCCATTCAGTTTTCACGTGATAGCCAATTTGATTTGATTACCTCCGAGTACATTGACGATTCTTGGATCATGGCGCAAACGGTAAACTCGATCATTGTACGGGCACCCAGCTATATAGTCCCAACCGCATTGGCCAACGCTATCAACGCTGAAAAAAAGGAAGTTCCAACTTTAGCGAGATCGCTAATTTACGGGGGATTTAGTTTTATAAGTAAGTTCATCCTAACGTTTGGTGGCAAAAGCTCCGTAGCAAGACTAGTAGTCCAGAAAGTTGCGGACAGTGACTAG
- a CDS encoding DegT/DnrJ/EryC1/StrS family aminotransferase, which yields MPFIDLKTQYEQMKTSIDERIHRVLDHGMYIMGPEVKECETALAAFTGTKHANACASGTDALVMALMALGVGPGDEVITTSFSFIATAESIALVGAVPVFVDVEEDTCNIDVGQIEAAITTKTKAIMPVSLYGQVADMNEINALAEKHKLYVIEDAAQSFGATYEGKRSCNLSTVGCTSFFPAKPLGCYGDGGAVFTNDDALALKLEQIRNHGQTERYHHEFLGINGRLDSIQCAVLLTKIEYYADEIKKRQQVAENYNRAFSGLAEYGVKLPVVRKGRDSVWAQYTLQVPNREGFRSRLSDAGVPTAVHYPKTMPDQPAFKNLGRTVKQSMARLLSEKVVSLPMHPFMDTSTQSQIIDAVTRAAKG from the coding sequence ATTCCCTTTATCGACTTAAAAACTCAATACGAGCAGATGAAAACTTCCATTGATGAACGCATTCATCGAGTTTTGGACCACGGAATGTACATCATGGGCCCGGAGGTTAAAGAGTGCGAAACGGCACTGGCCGCTTTCACCGGTACCAAGCACGCCAACGCCTGCGCCAGTGGAACAGATGCCTTGGTTATGGCATTAATGGCCCTTGGTGTTGGACCGGGCGATGAAGTGATCACCACTAGTTTTTCATTTATCGCCACGGCAGAAAGTATCGCTTTGGTCGGTGCTGTGCCCGTTTTTGTCGATGTGGAAGAAGACACTTGCAATATCGATGTGGGGCAAATTGAGGCGGCGATCACTACCAAAACTAAGGCCATCATGCCGGTCTCCCTGTACGGACAGGTGGCCGACATGAACGAAATCAATGCACTTGCTGAAAAACATAAACTGTATGTGATCGAGGATGCCGCTCAAAGTTTTGGTGCCACCTATGAAGGCAAGAGAAGCTGCAACTTATCAACTGTAGGATGCACAAGCTTTTTTCCAGCTAAACCCTTGGGCTGCTATGGCGACGGCGGAGCTGTCTTTACCAATGACGATGCCCTAGCGCTTAAATTAGAACAAATCAGAAACCACGGCCAGACAGAACGGTATCACCACGAGTTCTTAGGTATCAATGGTCGATTAGATTCCATTCAGTGTGCCGTGCTCCTCACCAAAATCGAATACTACGCTGACGAGATTAAAAAGCGACAACAAGTGGCTGAAAACTACAACCGTGCTTTTTCAGGCCTCGCCGAGTATGGCGTGAAGCTTCCCGTTGTGCGCAAAGGTCGAGACTCGGTCTGGGCCCAATACACATTGCAAGTTCCCAATAGAGAGGGTTTTCGAAGTCGCCTCTCAGATGCAGGCGTTCCCACGGCTGTGCACTATCCGAAAACCATGCCCGATCAGCCGGCATTCAAAAACTTAGGACGAACTGTTAAACAAAGTATGGCACGCCTCCTTTCTGAAAAGGTCGTCAGTCTGCCTATGCATCCATTTATGGATACATCCACCCAAAGCCAGATCATCGATGCCGTTACTCGTGCCGCGAAGGGCTAG